In Amycolatopsis coloradensis, one genomic interval encodes:
- the argC gene encoding N-acetyl-gamma-glutamyl-phosphate reductase: MTVKIAVAGASGYAGGELLRLLLTHPEVQIGALTAASSAGTPLIQHQPHLAPLADRVLLETTPETLAGHDVVFLALPHGHSGAIAAQLGPDVLVIDLGADHRLSDAADWQRWYGGDHAGQWPYGLPELPGARERLAGTKRIAVPGCFPTGGSIALAPALAAGLVEPEVNVVAVTGTSGAGKSLKPNLLGSEVMGSAAAYGVGGAHRHTPEFAQNLSAVSGERVKVSFTPVLAPMPRGILTTASAPLKTDLDADGAREVYEKAYATEPFVQLLPAGQWPSSASVVGSNNVQLQVTVDADTRRLIVVAAIDNLTKGTAGGAVQSMNIALGLPETTGLPTVGVAP, encoded by the coding sequence ATGACGGTGAAGATCGCGGTGGCCGGAGCCAGCGGGTACGCGGGAGGCGAACTCCTGCGCCTGCTGCTGACCCATCCCGAAGTCCAGATCGGCGCGCTCACCGCGGCCAGCTCCGCGGGGACGCCGCTCATCCAGCACCAGCCGCACCTCGCGCCCTTGGCGGACCGTGTCCTGCTGGAGACGACCCCGGAGACCCTGGCCGGGCACGACGTCGTCTTCCTCGCCCTGCCACACGGCCATTCCGGCGCCATCGCCGCGCAGCTGGGCCCGGACGTCCTGGTGATCGACCTCGGCGCGGACCATCGCCTCTCGGACGCGGCAGACTGGCAGCGCTGGTACGGCGGCGACCACGCGGGGCAATGGCCGTACGGGCTTCCCGAACTCCCCGGCGCCCGCGAGCGCCTCGCCGGGACCAAACGCATCGCGGTCCCCGGCTGCTTCCCGACCGGCGGTTCGATCGCCCTCGCCCCGGCGCTCGCCGCGGGCCTGGTCGAGCCGGAGGTCAACGTCGTCGCCGTCACCGGGACCTCGGGCGCGGGCAAGAGCCTGAAGCCGAATCTCCTCGGCTCGGAGGTGATGGGTTCGGCCGCCGCGTACGGCGTCGGCGGTGCCCACCGCCACACCCCCGAATTCGCGCAGAACCTTTCCGCGGTCTCGGGTGAGCGGGTCAAGGTGTCCTTCACCCCCGTGCTGGCCCCGATGCCGCGCGGGATCCTCACCACCGCGAGCGCTCCGCTGAAGACCGACCTGGACGCCGATGGCGCCCGCGAGGTCTACGAAAAGGCGTACGCCACCGAGCCGTTCGTCCAGCTGCTGCCCGCGGGCCAGTGGCCGTCCTCGGCTTCGGTCGTCGGCTCGAACAACGTCCAGCTGCAGGTCACCGTCGACGCCGACACCCGGCGCCTGATCGTGGTCGCGGCCATCGACAACCTGACCAAGGGCACCGCGGGAGGTGCCGTCCAGTCGATGAACATCGCACTGGGCCTCCCGGAAACCACCGGACTACCGACCGTAGGAGTCGCTCCGTGA
- the argJ gene encoding bifunctional glutamate N-acetyltransferase/amino-acid acetyltransferase ArgJ — protein sequence MTVTQPKGFRAAGVAAGIKAEGKLDLTLVVNDGPLQVAAGVFTRNVIKAAPVLWSQEVLKQQRLKAVVLNSGGANAATGPGGFQDTHKTAEKVAELFEAGAIEVAVCSTGLIGERLPMDALLSGVDTAFGALGTGAEADLNAATAVMTTDSKPKQAVAKHDSGWSVGGFAKGAGMLAPNLATMLSVLTTDAVVTPEVLDKALRAATGVTFDRLDVDGGTSTNDTVLVLASGASGVEPTEAELTELLTAVSLDLVLQLRADSEGATKYVDVTVTGAVTEADAIAVGRTIAEDNLVKTALFGSDPNWGRIAMALGRVPAKIDPEKVAIAINGVTLFADGTPAADRSEADLSGRDIQIVVDLGLGEGGATIYTTDLSHAYVEENSAYSS from the coding sequence GTGACCGTCACCCAGCCGAAGGGATTCCGTGCCGCGGGCGTCGCCGCCGGAATCAAGGCCGAGGGCAAGCTCGACCTCACGCTCGTCGTCAACGACGGGCCGCTGCAGGTCGCGGCCGGCGTGTTCACGCGCAACGTGATCAAGGCCGCGCCCGTCCTGTGGTCACAAGAGGTGCTCAAGCAGCAGCGCCTCAAGGCCGTCGTCCTCAACTCCGGCGGCGCGAACGCCGCCACCGGCCCCGGCGGTTTCCAGGACACCCACAAGACCGCGGAGAAGGTCGCCGAACTCTTCGAAGCGGGCGCGATCGAGGTCGCGGTCTGCTCGACCGGGCTGATCGGCGAACGGCTGCCGATGGACGCGCTGCTCTCGGGCGTGGACACCGCTTTCGGGGCACTCGGCACGGGTGCCGAAGCCGACCTCAACGCCGCGACCGCGGTCATGACCACCGACAGCAAGCCCAAGCAGGCGGTTGCGAAGCACGACAGCGGCTGGAGCGTCGGCGGGTTCGCCAAGGGGGCGGGCATGCTCGCCCCGAACCTCGCGACGATGCTCTCCGTTCTCACCACCGACGCGGTCGTCACGCCGGAAGTCCTGGACAAGGCCCTGCGCGCCGCCACCGGCGTGACCTTCGACAGGCTCGATGTCGACGGCGGTACTTCCACCAACGACACGGTGCTCGTCCTCGCGTCCGGCGCCAGCGGTGTCGAGCCGACCGAGGCCGAACTGACCGAGCTCCTCACCGCCGTCAGTCTCGACCTCGTCCTGCAACTGCGCGCGGACTCCGAAGGCGCGACCAAGTACGTCGACGTCACGGTCACCGGTGCGGTGACCGAGGCCGACGCCATCGCCGTCGGCCGCACGATCGCGGAGGACAACCTGGTCAAGACCGCGCTGTTCGGTTCGGACCCGAACTGGGGCCGCATCGCCATGGCGCTGGGCCGGGTACCCGCGAAGATCGACCCGGAGAAGGTCGCCATCGCGATCAACGGCGTCACCCTGTTCGCCGACGGCACGCCCGCGGCGGACCGCTCCGAGGCCGACCTCTCGGGCCGGGACATCCAGATCGTCGTCGACCTCGGTCTCGGCGAAGGCGGGGCGACGATCTACACGACCGACCTCTCGCACGCGTACGTCGAAGAGAACAGCGCGTACTCGTCATGA
- the argB gene encoding acetylglutamate kinase yields the protein MSPSESTVPADERLATAAEKASILIEALPWLQRFHGATVVVKYGGNAMIDESLKQAFAEDMVFLRMAGLRPVVVHGGGPQITAMLNRLGVEGEFKGGLRVTTPETMDIVRMVLTGQVSRELVGLINAHGPYAVGISGEDARLFTAERKQATVDGVPVDIGLVGEVSEVNPDAVLDIVNAGRIPVVSTVAPDVDGIVHNINADTAAGALAAALGAEKLVVLTDVEGLYANWPDRGSLVDRIRVDRLETLLPGLASGMIPKMEACVRAIRGGVRRAHVIDGRIAHSVLLEVFTSRGIGTMVFPETELP from the coding sequence ATGAGCCCTTCCGAATCCACCGTCCCCGCGGACGAGCGGCTTGCGACCGCCGCCGAGAAGGCTTCGATCCTCATCGAGGCCCTGCCCTGGCTGCAGCGTTTCCACGGCGCCACCGTCGTGGTCAAGTACGGCGGCAACGCCATGATCGACGAGAGCCTCAAGCAGGCCTTCGCCGAGGACATGGTCTTCCTGCGCATGGCCGGCCTGCGTCCGGTGGTGGTGCACGGCGGCGGCCCGCAGATCACCGCGATGCTCAACCGGCTCGGCGTCGAGGGCGAGTTCAAGGGCGGCCTGCGTGTCACCACGCCCGAGACGATGGACATCGTCCGCATGGTGCTGACCGGTCAGGTCAGCCGCGAACTGGTCGGCCTGATCAACGCGCACGGCCCGTACGCGGTCGGCATCTCCGGTGAGGACGCGCGGCTGTTCACCGCCGAGCGCAAACAGGCCACTGTGGACGGTGTACCGGTCGACATCGGGCTCGTCGGCGAGGTTTCCGAGGTCAACCCGGACGCGGTGCTCGACATCGTCAACGCGGGCCGGATCCCGGTGGTGTCCACCGTGGCCCCGGACGTCGACGGCATCGTGCACAACATCAACGCCGACACCGCCGCCGGTGCGCTGGCCGCCGCTCTCGGCGCGGAGAAACTCGTCGTGCTCACCGACGTCGAGGGCCTGTACGCCAACTGGCCGGACCGCGGTTCGCTGGTCGACCGGATCCGCGTGGACCGTCTCGAAACCCTGCTGCCCGGCCTCGCCAGCGGCATGATCCCGAAGATGGAGGCCTGCGTGCGCGCCATCCGCGGCGGCGTCCGCCGTGCGCACGTGATCGACGGCCGCATCGCCCATTCGGTCCTGCTGGAGGTTTTCACCTCCCGCGGCATCGGTACCATGGTCTTCCCCGAAACGGAGCTTCCGTGA
- a CDS encoding acetylornithine transaminase, whose protein sequence is MDNYGTPALALVRGEGAKVWDADGKPYVDLLGGIAVNALGHAHPAVVAAVTEQVAKLGHTSNLYVNPVAVELAETLLDVAGLSGNAKVLFVNSGAEANEAALKISRLTGRTKIVACEGAFHGRTMGALSLTGQPSKRDAFAPLVPGVTHVPYGDVDALRAAVDTETAAVFLEPILGEAGVVPAPDGYLQAAREITKATGTLLVLDEVQTGIGRTGAWFAFQHTGIVPDVVTLAKGLGGGLPIGAVIGVGEAGELMKPGQHGTTFGGNPICCAAGLAVLRTIAKDNLNDHVSALGKDIASRVEELGHPLVSGVRGAGLLLGIALREPVSAAVAKAAQDAGYLVNPIAPDTIRLAPPLILSAEEAAGFLEALPGALDSTTT, encoded by the coding sequence ATGGACAACTACGGCACCCCGGCGCTGGCCCTGGTCCGCGGCGAGGGGGCGAAGGTCTGGGACGCCGACGGCAAACCGTACGTCGACCTGCTGGGCGGGATCGCGGTCAACGCGCTCGGCCACGCGCACCCCGCCGTGGTCGCCGCGGTCACCGAACAGGTCGCGAAACTCGGGCACACCTCGAACCTCTACGTGAATCCGGTCGCCGTCGAACTGGCCGAAACCCTCCTGGACGTCGCCGGCCTGTCCGGCAACGCGAAGGTGCTGTTCGTCAACTCCGGCGCGGAGGCCAACGAAGCCGCGCTGAAGATCAGCAGGCTCACCGGCCGGACCAAGATCGTCGCCTGCGAGGGGGCCTTCCATGGGCGCACCATGGGCGCGCTCTCGCTGACCGGTCAGCCGTCGAAGCGGGACGCGTTCGCGCCGCTGGTCCCGGGCGTCACCCACGTTCCCTACGGTGACGTCGACGCGCTTCGCGCCGCGGTGGACACCGAAACCGCGGCGGTGTTCCTCGAGCCGATCCTCGGGGAGGCAGGCGTCGTCCCGGCGCCGGACGGCTACCTCCAGGCGGCGCGGGAGATCACCAAGGCGACCGGGACCCTGCTGGTCCTCGACGAGGTACAGACCGGCATCGGCCGCACCGGCGCGTGGTTCGCCTTCCAGCACACCGGCATCGTCCCGGACGTCGTCACGCTGGCCAAGGGACTCGGCGGCGGGCTGCCGATCGGCGCGGTCATCGGTGTCGGCGAGGCAGGCGAGCTGATGAAGCCAGGCCAGCACGGGACCACCTTCGGCGGCAATCCGATCTGCTGCGCCGCCGGGCTCGCCGTGCTCAGGACCATCGCCAAGGACAACCTGAACGACCACGTTTCCGCACTGGGCAAGGACATCGCGTCCCGTGTGGAGGAGCTCGGCCACCCGCTGGTGTCCGGGGTCCGCGGTGCGGGGCTGCTGCTCGGCATCGCGTTGCGCGAACCGGTCTCGGCGGCGGTCGCCAAGGCCGCGCAGGACGCGGGATACCTGGTCAACCCGATCGCACCCGACACCATCCGGCTGGCACCGCCGCTGATCCTGAGCGCCGAAGAGGCCGCGGGATTCCTCGAAGCCCTTCCCGGGGCGCTCGATTCCACCACCACCTAG
- the argF gene encoding ornithine carbamoyltransferase encodes MLRNFLRDDDLSPVEQTEILDLADQLKAEPLSSRALEGKSVAAIFEKNSTRTRFSFEVGIAQLGGNPVIVDGRSMQLGREETIEDTSRVLSRYLDAIVWRTFAQKRIDAMASAASIPVINALTDEFHPCQVLTDLMTIRERKGKLAGLTLVYLGDGANNMAHSLLLGGTTAGMHVRVVSPEGFQPDQQVMLDAKHRSSETGGSTTVFTDPYAAVEGADVVVTDTWTSMGQENDGLDRVGPFRELQVNAALMRRAADEAIVLHCLPAHRGWEITDEVIDGPASAVWDEAENRLHAQKALLVWLMDEKRR; translated from the coding sequence ATGCTCCGCAACTTCCTCCGTGACGACGATCTCAGCCCCGTCGAACAGACCGAGATCCTGGATCTCGCCGACCAGTTGAAAGCCGAGCCCCTCAGCTCCCGTGCGCTGGAGGGCAAGTCCGTCGCGGCGATCTTCGAGAAGAACTCCACCCGGACCCGGTTCTCCTTCGAGGTGGGCATCGCCCAGCTCGGCGGGAACCCGGTCATCGTCGACGGCCGCTCCATGCAGCTCGGCCGCGAAGAGACCATCGAGGACACCTCGCGGGTGCTCTCGCGGTATCTGGACGCGATCGTGTGGCGGACGTTCGCCCAGAAGCGCATCGACGCGATGGCGTCGGCGGCGAGCATCCCGGTGATCAACGCGCTCACCGACGAGTTCCATCCGTGCCAGGTGCTCACGGACCTGATGACCATCCGCGAGCGCAAGGGCAAGCTCGCCGGGCTCACCCTGGTGTATCTCGGCGACGGCGCCAACAACATGGCGCATTCGCTGCTGCTGGGCGGGACCACGGCCGGGATGCACGTCCGCGTCGTCTCGCCGGAGGGCTTCCAGCCGGATCAGCAGGTCATGCTCGACGCGAAGCACCGGTCGTCGGAGACCGGCGGCAGCACCACGGTCTTCACCGATCCGTACGCCGCGGTCGAAGGCGCGGACGTCGTCGTCACCGACACCTGGACCTCCATGGGCCAGGAGAACGACGGTCTCGACCGCGTCGGCCCGTTCCGCGAGCTGCAGGTCAACGCCGCGCTGATGCGCCGCGCCGCGGACGAGGCGATCGTGCTGCACTGCCTGCCCGCGCACCGCGGCTGGGAGATCACCGACGAGGTCATCGACGGACCGGCCAGCGCGGTCTGGGACGAGGCCGAAAACCGTCTCCACGCCCAAAAGGCGCTGCTGGTGTGGCTGATGGACGAGAAGCGACGATGA
- a CDS encoding arginine repressor codes for MTGSRVTRQARITELVSTMAIRSQTELAKLLAAEGIEVTQATLSRDLDELGAVKLRGADSGAPVYVIPEDGSPVRGVQGGTSRLSRLLAELLVSADSSGNLTVLRTPPGAAQFLASAIDRAALEEVVGSIAGDDTVAVIAREPLSGKDLAERFMALARRSSTVDGGEETEGDA; via the coding sequence ATGACCGGCAGCAGGGTCACCCGGCAGGCACGGATCACCGAACTCGTGTCCACGATGGCCATCCGCAGCCAGACGGAGCTCGCGAAGCTCCTGGCGGCGGAAGGTATCGAAGTCACGCAGGCGACGCTTTCGCGGGACCTCGACGAACTGGGCGCGGTCAAGCTCCGGGGTGCGGATTCCGGCGCGCCGGTGTATGTCATTCCCGAGGACGGCAGCCCGGTACGCGGGGTGCAGGGTGGCACGTCGAGGCTTTCGCGGTTGCTCGCCGAACTGCTCGTTTCGGCGGACTCGTCGGGCAACCTGACGGTGCTGCGCACCCCGCCGGGCGCGGCGCAGTTCCTGGCCAGCGCCATCGACAGGGCGGCGCTGGAGGAGGTCGTCGGTTCCATCGCCGGCGATGACACGGTCGCGGTGATCGCGAGGGAACCGTTGTCCGGCAAAGACCTGGCCGAGCGCTTCATGGCGCTGGCCCGACGGTCGTCCACAGTGGACGGCGGTGAGGAGACCGAAGGTGACGCCTGA
- a CDS encoding argininosuccinate synthase domain-containing protein gives MTPDGFAFPDDPEKLVITFDEGVPVAIDGETVTLLEAFQQLNRRVGAFGLRGREIYEGPAAVALVTAHEELQKVSTGRVSGEVRLVLHRGNAVVNSARDERALYDFTTGATFDRSVA, from the coding sequence GTGACGCCTGACGGGTTCGCCTTCCCGGACGACCCGGAGAAGCTGGTCATCACCTTCGACGAGGGTGTGCCGGTGGCCATCGACGGGGAGACCGTGACGCTGCTGGAAGCCTTCCAGCAGCTGAACCGCCGTGTCGGCGCCTTCGGGCTCAGAGGACGCGAGATCTATGAGGGACCGGCCGCGGTAGCGCTGGTCACCGCGCACGAGGAACTGCAAAAGGTCAGTACCGGGCGGGTGTCCGGCGAGGTGCGGCTGGTCCTGCACCGCGGCAACGCGGTCGTGAACTCCGCGCGCGACGAGCGCGCGCTGTACGACTTCACCACAGGCGCTACCTTCGACCGGTCAGTCGCCTGA